CCGGCCCCGGCGACGGCGCGGAGCCGGTTTTCGATCAGCGGCCAGGGCTTGAGATTGTCCGACAGCGACATCGCGCAGAAATCGTGCCCGAGAGGCGCACCGATGCGTGCCGCCACGGCAAGCATGGCTGTAATGCCCGGCACGACGACAAGATCCACCGCGCGCCATTCCGCCGGACCGTGATCGATTGCTTCACAGACCGCCGCGGCCATGGCAAAGACGCCCGGATCGCCGCCGGAGACGACGCAGACATTGACGCCGGCTGCGGCCCGCTGCAGCGCCACTTTGGCACGATCCAGCTCCTCGCGATTGTCGGATGCCTGGCGGATCTGGTCGCCGCGCAGCGTCAGGCGGTCGAGATAAGGGCCATAGCCATAAAATTCATGGGCGTCCGCAACCGCCGCCAGCGCTTCCGGCGTCGCCTGTGCGGGGTTGCCGGGGCCGGTGCCGATCACATAGAGACGCCCGCTCATGGCCTTCCTTCCCAACCCGGAACGAGGACCAGCGAGAAATATGGCGCCTCGGCATCGTCGCGGCTGGCAAGTGGCGCCATCGCGCCGTTCGTCATCGTGCCGCGCTCGACATAGATGGCCTCGCTCAGCCGACCGGCGGCATCAAGCGCGCGGCGGATCTTCGGCAGGTTGCGGCCAACCTTCATGATGACGGCTGCCTGGGTATCCCCCAGGCGCCGAGTAAGCTCAGCTTCCGCCATCGTTCCCGGCAGCACCGAGAGGACGTCGTCTCCCTGTACCATCGGCAATCCGGCCAGAGACCAGCAGCCGGACATGGCCGTCACGCCCGGTATGACTTCCGTCGGAAAACGATCGGCAAGGCGTACATGCAGATGCATGTAGGAGCCGTAGAAGAGTGGGTCGCCTTCGCTGAGCACGGCAACGGTCTTTCCTTCGCGCAGATGCGCCGCCACCATCTCGGCCGAGACGTCATAGAAGGCGGTAATCTGGTGACTATATTCCGGCGCGTCCTTATCGATCTCGGTCGTGACGGGATAGTAAAGCGGCAGGAGCGTCACGTCTGCTTTCAGCAGATCGCCGACGATGGCTCGTCCGTTGCCACCTTTGCCCTGCTTGGCAAAGTAGGCGACGACATCGGCACGCTCCAGCGCCTTGACGGCCTTGACCGTCAGCAGTTCGGGATCGCCGGGGCCGGTGCCGACACCGATCAGGCTTCCATTCGACGGCGCGTTCATAGGCCGGGCCTCGCCAAAGCGTTAAGGGCGGCTGCCGTCATGGCGCTGCCGCCAAGCCGGCCGCGTACGATGGCAAAGGGAACGCCGTAGGAATTCTCGGCAAGGGCATCCTTCGATTCCGCCGCGCCGACAAAGCCGACGGGCATGCCGATGATGGCGGCAGGCTTCGGCGCGCCATCGCGCAGCATTTCCAGAAGGTGGAAGAGGGCAGTCGGCGCGTTGCCGATGGCGACGACAGCGCCTGCAAGCCGATCGGTCCACAGATGCATGGCCGCAGCCGAACGCGTGTTGCCGATGGTCTTTGCGATTTCCGCCGTGCGCGGATCCTGCAAGGTGCAGATCACCTCGTTTGCCGCCGGCAGGCGGGCGCGGGTCACGCCACGGGTGACCATTTCCGCATCGCAGAAGATCGGCGCGCCGGCAGACAGCGCCTGACGCGCCGATGCGACGAAATCGGGCGAGAACATGAAATGCTCTGCCGCTTCCACCAGTCCGCAGGCATGAATCATGCGGACAGCGACATCGGCCTCTGCTTCGGGAAAACGCGACAAATCGGCTTCGCTGCGGATGATCGCGAAGGAGCGTTCATAGATCGCATCCCCCTCGCGGATATAGTCATAGTCAGGCATTTCTATCCCTGTCGTAAAGCCGTCGCGATTGCGTCCCGGCCAAGCCGTTTAAGACACTGCTGTGCCGATTCGCCAGCAGCTTTGTTGTTTCGTACCAGTTGCCCGAGCGCCGCCAGCGCGGATTTCAGGTCTTCCTTGCCGATGTAAGCCACAGGTTCGCCCGATGATGACCCATTTACGACAATAGCATGGCCTGTTGCAGCCCCGACGATCGTGAGCATTGCCGGAGAGGGATGGGCGCAGCCTTTTGTGCAGCCGGACAGGTGCACCTTGAGCGAGCCGTCAAGCAAGTCGGCCCCCACGCCGACCAGATCGGCGGCGGCCTCTCTCGTTGCATAGTGGGCGGAGGCGCATGCGCCGGTACCGGCGCACGGAATTGCATAATTTGCCGGATCGTCGGCGCGCGTCTGAAAGCCGCAATCGGCTGCCGCAGCCTGCATGCTTTCGACCCGATCAAGCGGAAGGCCGAGCAGCAACAGGCTGTGTTCCGGCCCCGTCCGGATTTCACGCACACCCGCCGCCTCCGCGAGGCCAAGAAAGCGGAGGAGATCCCGGGCATGGATCTGACCGAAGGCGGGGCGCAGCCCGAGCGCGGAATGTTCCTTGTCAAGGGGAATGATGCCGACGGGAGAGGGCGGTGGGATGGTTTCGCCACACGCATGGTCAGGCAGTGCGGGAAACTGCGCTTGCAGCGAGGCGGCGTCCAGATCGCGGCCACGGGCGCGGGGTCCAATCGCAGCCAAGGTTTTCAGCAGCGCGTTGACGCCGGCAATCGCCTGTTCGCTGGGCAATGCGGCAATTGGCATCGCCGTCGCGTCCGTTCCGGCGATCGCGAGTGTCCACAGTTGCCGGTCATCAGCGACCTTGACGGCTTTCAGCCTGATGTCCGCCGAGAGTTCGTCGAGGACCAACCGGCCGCCGCCATCGACGATAATGGCGAGTTTGGCGGCCAGCAGCAGTTTGGGATCGGGTGAATCGATCGCGCTTCGCAGGCGTTCGGCGAGCAGGCGCGCGTTGGCGATTTCCGATGGATCGAGGCCGCTGAGCGGTGGGACCTCAATGGCAACGCCGCTCTCCGGTACGATGCCGGCACGATCGATATCGGCGGCCAGTCCGGCCATGCTTTCCACTGTCATGCCCCGCAGCTGAAGATTGCCCCGCGCCGTGATCTCGATCAGGCCATTGCCATGCTTTTTCGTGGCCTTGGCCAGGGCGCGAAACTGCGCAACCGTCAATCCCGGCGTCGAGGGGCGCAGGCGCACAAGCAGGCCATCGCCCGTCCGCATCGGTGCGCTAAGCGAGGGGCAGGCACCGCGAACCATGGAGGGTAGGGGCAATGCAGCATTGTAGCGGTCGCCCTCCTCCTGCGAGAGGCACGCTTGTCCTTTTACCGTCTGCGCGTCGGCCGCAACCATAAGACTGCCCTTCATAGGGGACATTTCCTTGCACAATCCGGATCGGCGGGCAAATGATTTGGCGTAGGACCATTCATTCGCGATCGTCGAAATCGCGCCCCTTGCGCATGAGATAAATATCCATGATCCATCCATGCTTGGCGCGGGCCTCGGCTCGCGTTGCAAGAATGCGCTCCGAAACGTCCGCCAGCCTCCCGGCGATGGTGATCTCGTCCTTCGTGCCGAGATAGGCTCCCCAGTAAATATAGGCATCGAGATCGTCGATCTTGCTGAAGGCCTGCTCGCCGTCGAGCATGACCACGGCCGTTTCGGCAATGCCCGGGAAGCTCTCTGCCAGCCGCCGGCCGGTGGTGATCTGCACCGGCTTGCCGACGAGATTGAGGGGGATGCGATGGCTTGCCGTCAGCGCCTGGATGCTGGTGATGCCGGGAATAATGCTGTAGTCGAGGGCGAGATTGCCGCGAGCAACGACCCGCTCGAGAATGCGCAAGGTGCTGTCGTAGAGGCCGGGGTCGCCCCAGACGAGGAAGGCAGCACTTTGGCTTTCCGTCAGGTGCTCCAGAAACAGCCGTTCATAAGTGGCTGAAATCGCCTCATGCCACTCGTCGACGCCCTGCACGTAGCTGCGCTCCGCCGTCTGGCGTGAGGGCACTTCATAGTCGACGAAGCGCGTGGCTGGATTGGTGACATAGCGCTGGCAGATCTCCCGCCTGATGTCGGCAAGCTCGCTCTTGGCCGCCCCCTTGCTGGGAATGAGGATGACATCGGCTGCGTTCAGCGCATTGATCGCCTGCACGGTCAGATGTTCAGGATTTCCCGTGCCGATCCCGACGATGTGAATATGCCGCATATGCTTGCCCTCGCTCTTGGTGCAATTCCAGGAAAAGTGCTGAGCGGTTTTCCGTCCGGAATTGCAAGGAAACAAAGAGATAGAGCGGCTCAGAGATTCCTTGAAAGGCTGAGCCGCTCTGGCGCTGTTTGCCGGAAGCGCCCGATCATTTCAAGGGGAAGCTTCAAGCCGATTGCCGCTCGAGGGTCCAGCGATTGGCCATATAGCTGCGCGGAGAGGTGCCGAGCATGCGCCGAAACATGGTGGTAAACGCCGCCACGCTCTCATAGCCCGCTTCGAGCGCGACATTGGTGACGGGCTGGCCTTCGGCAAGCTGGGGCAGACAGGCAAAAACGCTCGCCTGCTGGCGCCAGGTCGTGAAGCTGATGCCGGTTTCCTTACGGAACTGCCGTGTGAACGTCCGGCGGCTCACCGAAAGCTTTTCGGCCCATTCGTCCAGTCTGGCGTTGGGCGACGGGTTGGCGAGATAGTCGCGGCAAAGCACGGTCAGCCGACGGTCGGACGGGAAGGGGAGGCCGAGCGGACGTTCCGGCAGCGTCGCGATCTCCTCGACGAGCAGAGACAGAACCAGCTTGGCCTTTCGATGACCGATGGGCGCTTCCCGCAGCCGAACGGCTTCCAACAGCAGGCTGCGGGCGAGATCCGTGACTTCGACGACACGCGGGGCTTCGTCCTTCGGCGGCTGGCCGCGCGGCGTCACGTAGACGGATTTCATGCTGACATCGCTCAGGATCTCGATCGAATGCTCGAGCCCGACGGGGATGAAAAGAGCATGACCGGGCGGCACCATCCAGCGGCCGCGCGCCGTCATGATCAGGGCGACGCCGGCGAAGATGCAAAGCAATTGCGTGCGGCGATGATGATGCCAGGGAACGGTATAGCCCTGCGGCGGCTCGGCACTATGGACAAGCACGTCCGCGGGCGACTGCTCCATCCAGCGCACGTTCTGCACATGGTCGTTGTCGAGGGTTGCCAGCAGCTGTTTCGATAGCTTTTCCATTTTGGCCCGATCGAGAAACTATTGGACCAAAACACGAAAGAAGGACACAGGCAAGCCGTGTTAAAGGCGGAACAGATAAGATGGTCGGCAAGGCTTGCCGGCCGAGGTAAGGATTCCTCCCATGGTTGCGGCATTCTCGGGTACGCAGGCCCGGTATGAAAAGACGACGATGTCGATCGTCATGGCGGTCAGCACCTGCCATCTTTTGAACGATACGATGCAGTCGCTTTTGACATCGCTCTACCCGATGTTCAGAGAGAACTACGCGCTCGATTTCGTGCAGATCGGGTTGCTGACGATGATGTTCCAGATCACCGCGTCGCTGCTACAGCCGGTGGTCGGCATCGTCACCGACAAATGGCCGATGCCCTACTCGCTGCCGGTCGGCATGGTCAGCACCTTTTCGGGCCTTTTGCTGCTCGGCTATGCCGGCAGTTTCAGCGTGCTCCTGATCGCCGCAAGCCTGATCGGCTTCGGCTCGGCCGTCTTCCATCCCGAGGCATCGCGCGTTGCCCGCTTGGCTTCGGGCGGCCGTCACGGCCTGGCGCAATCGCTCTTCCAGCTTGGCGGCAATGCCGGTTCGGCAATCGGGCCGCTGATCGCTGCCTTCTTCGTCCTGCAGCACGGACAGAAGAGCGTGGCCTGGCTTTCGGTGCTGGCTGTCATCGGCTTCATCGTTCTCAGCTGGGTCGGCAACTGGTTCGTCAATCACCGTCGCCAGCAGTCGGCGCGTCCCGCGCCGAGCCGCGCCTTGCCGATCTCGCGCAACAAGGCGATGTGGGCGCTTGCCATCCTCATCCTGCTGACGGCGACGAAGAATGTCTACATGGCGAGCATTTCGAGCTATTTCACCTTCTACGTCATCGACAAGTTCCATCTCGATGTCCGCGACGCGCAGCTGATGTTGTTCCTCTTCCTCGGCTCCGTCGCCGTCGGAACGATCATGGGCGGTCCGGTGGGCGACCGCCTGGGCGCGCGCTTCGTCATCTGGTTCTCGATCCTCGGCGTCATCCCCTTCGCGTTGCTGATGCCCTATGCGGACCTGTTCTGGACCTGTGTCCTGACTGTGATCATCGGCCTCGTGCTGGCCTCGGCCTTCCCGGCGATCGTCGTCTTTGCGCAGGAGCTGATCCCCGGCCGCGTCGGGCTGATCGGCGGCATCTTCTTCGGTTTCGCCTTCGGCGCGGGCGGGCTTGGCGCGGCAGCGCTCGGAGATTTTGCTGACACGCACGGCATCTCTTTCGTCTACACGATCTGCTCGTATCTGCCGCTGCTCGGCCTGTTCACGATCTTCCTGCCACGCATCTCGCGGCATTGATCGATATCGGCGGGTGACGAGCCCGCCGATCTTTTCAAGCGCTTATATGCCGAATCCTGCTGGTCAGGCGTAGCGGCTGATGGCGAGGTCGGTTGCGTCGATATCAGGCTTGCGGCCGCTGACGAGATCGCTGATGACGCGCGCCGAGCCGGAGCTCATGGTCCATCCAAGCGTGCCGTGGCCGGTATTGAGGTACAGACCCCTAATCTTCGTCGCCCCGATGACCGGCGTGCCGTCCGGCGTCA
Above is a window of Rhizobium sp. CCGE531 DNA encoding:
- the cobG gene encoding precorrin-3B synthase; amino-acid sequence: MKGSLMVAADAQTVKGQACLSQEEGDRYNAALPLPSMVRGACPSLSAPMRTGDGLLVRLRPSTPGLTVAQFRALAKATKKHGNGLIEITARGNLQLRGMTVESMAGLAADIDRAGIVPESGVAIEVPPLSGLDPSEIANARLLAERLRSAIDSPDPKLLLAAKLAIIVDGGGRLVLDELSADIRLKAVKVADDRQLWTLAIAGTDATAMPIAALPSEQAIAGVNALLKTLAAIGPRARGRDLDAASLQAQFPALPDHACGETIPPPSPVGIIPLDKEHSALGLRPAFGQIHARDLLRFLGLAEAAGVREIRTGPEHSLLLLGLPLDRVESMQAAAADCGFQTRADDPANYAIPCAGTGACASAHYATREAAADLVGVGADLLDGSLKVHLSGCTKGCAHPSPAMLTIVGAATGHAIVVNGSSSGEPVAYIGKEDLKSALAALGQLVRNNKAAGESAQQCLKRLGRDAIATALRQG
- a CDS encoding MFS transporter; the encoded protein is MVAAFSGTQARYEKTTMSIVMAVSTCHLLNDTMQSLLTSLYPMFRENYALDFVQIGLLTMMFQITASLLQPVVGIVTDKWPMPYSLPVGMVSTFSGLLLLGYAGSFSVLLIAASLIGFGSAVFHPEASRVARLASGGRHGLAQSLFQLGGNAGSAIGPLIAAFFVLQHGQKSVAWLSVLAVIGFIVLSWVGNWFVNHRRQQSARPAPSRALPISRNKAMWALAILILLTATKNVYMASISSYFTFYVIDKFHLDVRDAQLMLFLFLGSVAVGTIMGGPVGDRLGARFVIWFSILGVIPFALLMPYADLFWTCVLTVIIGLVLASAFPAIVVFAQELIPGRVGLIGGIFFGFAFGAGGLGAAALGDFADTHGISFVYTICSYLPLLGLFTIFLPRISRH
- the cobF gene encoding precorrin-6A synthase (deacetylating), with translation MRHIHIVGIGTGNPEHLTVQAINALNAADVILIPSKGAAKSELADIRREICQRYVTNPATRFVDYEVPSRQTAERSYVQGVDEWHEAISATYERLFLEHLTESQSAAFLVWGDPGLYDSTLRILERVVARGNLALDYSIIPGITSIQALTASHRIPLNLVGKPVQITTGRRLAESFPGIAETAVVMLDGEQAFSKIDDLDAYIYWGAYLGTKDEITIAGRLADVSERILATRAEARAKHGWIMDIYLMRKGRDFDDRE
- a CDS encoding helix-turn-helix transcriptional regulator, whose protein sequence is MEKLSKQLLATLDNDHVQNVRWMEQSPADVLVHSAEPPQGYTVPWHHHRRTQLLCIFAGVALIMTARGRWMVPPGHALFIPVGLEHSIEILSDVSMKSVYVTPRGQPPKDEAPRVVEVTDLARSLLLEAVRLREAPIGHRKAKLVLSLLVEEIATLPERPLGLPFPSDRRLTVLCRDYLANPSPNARLDEWAEKLSVSRRTFTRQFRKETGISFTTWRQQASVFACLPQLAEGQPVTNVALEAGYESVAAFTTMFRRMLGTSPRSYMANRWTLERQSA
- a CDS encoding precorrin-3B C(17)-methyltransferase, encoding MSGRLYVIGTGPGNPAQATPEALAAVADAHEFYGYGPYLDRLTLRGDQIRQASDNREELDRAKVALQRAAAGVNVCVVSGGDPGVFAMAAAVCEAIDHGPAEWRAVDLVVVPGITAMLAVAARIGAPLGHDFCAMSLSDNLKPWPLIENRLRAVAGAGFVIALYNPISKARPWQLGKAFEIVRDILPADTPIIFGRAAGRPDEHMTVARLGDAEASQADMATCVIIGSAETRIIAREGRPDLVYTPRFIREETK
- a CDS encoding precorrin-2 C(20)-methyltransferase → MNAPSNGSLIGVGTGPGDPELLTVKAVKALERADVVAYFAKQGKGGNGRAIVGDLLKADVTLLPLYYPVTTEIDKDAPEYSHQITAFYDVSAEMVAAHLREGKTVAVLSEGDPLFYGSYMHLHVRLADRFPTEVIPGVTAMSGCWSLAGLPMVQGDDVLSVLPGTMAEAELTRRLGDTQAAVIMKVGRNLPKIRRALDAAGRLSEAIYVERGTMTNGAMAPLASRDDAEAPYFSLVLVPGWEGRP
- a CDS encoding precorrin-8X methylmutase gives rise to the protein MPDYDYIREGDAIYERSFAIIRSEADLSRFPEAEADVAVRMIHACGLVEAAEHFMFSPDFVASARQALSAGAPIFCDAEMVTRGVTRARLPAANEVICTLQDPRTAEIAKTIGNTRSAAAMHLWTDRLAGAVVAIGNAPTALFHLLEMLRDGAPKPAAIIGMPVGFVGAAESKDALAENSYGVPFAIVRGRLGGSAMTAAALNALARPGL